In one Dehalogenimonas formicexedens genomic region, the following are encoded:
- a CDS encoding substrate-binding domain-containing protein, producing the protein MKKNRWLRISGFVLSAVLVLGSIAGCSNTPGTTSTPTTTDQGVGVLKPASRLKVATTSSLYDTGLWALLEPMFEKEYGVEVDVLYANTGIAIQYGQRGDVDIITVHDKARELTFIADGYGTTRSAFAYNYFVIVGPASDPLGLKGLSAEEAFKKLAASKTTPFVSRGDSSGTHSKEQAIWKAAGFNYTDIRNSGAWYVEAGQGMGPTLQLAAQKQAYTLSDVGTFLAYKSQTGLTSIVDKGSILLNVYAAIPVNPAKVAVTNSAMATKMAEWLMSPAIQKIIGDYGVKDFGTPLFTPCAGNEPTG; encoded by the coding sequence TTGAAGAAGAATAGATGGTTGCGGATTTCGGGTTTCGTTTTGTCCGCGGTTCTGGTCCTGGGCTCGATAGCGGGCTGCTCCAACACCCCCGGGACGACCTCCACCCCGACTACGACCGACCAGGGCGTGGGTGTATTGAAGCCAGCTTCCCGGCTGAAAGTGGCCACCACCAGTTCGCTGTATGACACCGGCCTTTGGGCGCTCCTTGAACCCATGTTCGAGAAGGAATACGGTGTCGAGGTTGACGTTCTCTACGCGAATACCGGTATCGCCATCCAGTACGGTCAGCGCGGCGATGTCGATATCATCACCGTACATGACAAGGCGCGCGAACTGACATTTATCGCCGACGGTTACGGCACAACCCGCAGTGCCTTCGCTTATAACTATTTCGTCATCGTGGGACCCGCCTCAGATCCCCTGGGCCTCAAGGGTCTCTCCGCTGAGGAAGCCTTCAAAAAACTGGCCGCCTCCAAGACAACGCCATTTGTTTCCCGAGGTGACAGTTCCGGCACCCATTCCAAGGAGCAGGCAATCTGGAAAGCTGCCGGATTCAACTACACCGATATTCGTAACTCCGGCGCATGGTATGTTGAAGCTGGCCAGGGTATGGGGCCTACCCTCCAACTAGCTGCCCAAAAACAGGCCTATACGCTTTCTGATGTTGGGACTTTCCTTGCGTATAAAAGCCAGACCGGTTTAACGTCAATCGTCGACAAGGGCTCGATATTGCTGAATGTCTATGCCGCCATCCCCGTAAATCCTGCTAAAGTGGCAGTCACCAACAGTGCTATGGCTACAAAAATGGCAGAGTGGTTGATGTCACCAGCAATTCAAAAAATTATCGGCGATTATGGTGTCAAGGACTTCGGCACGCCGCTGTTCACGCCCTGCGCCGGTAATGAACCGACCGGTTAG
- a CDS encoding electron transfer flavoprotein subunit alpha/FixB family protein — translation MDILIIAEVKDGALSPVSTELFTAARTISADSRVSVVAIGNGVKSAVLSLANLGASVVFLAEPRDLTPQLAVSFIGKAAAESRAAVILMAESDLGADIAPQLASKLGTAAVTGVVALRNDNGQLIITRPVYGGNAMADFTIDTEPQIISIRPKVFAPAASGGNQTAETIELAAESPANIRVIEHVAVQQQGPRIEEAKVVVGGGRGLGGPEGFTQLKQLADLLGGVVGASRPPCDQGWWPETGQIGITGKIISPDLYIAVGISGSSQHVSGVTGSKTIVAINKDAEANIFKAATYGVTGDWKKVVPALTVKIKELTGG, via the coding sequence ATGGACATATTGATTATCGCCGAGGTTAAAGACGGGGCGCTGTCGCCGGTTTCCACCGAACTGTTCACCGCCGCCAGGACAATCTCGGCCGATTCCAGGGTCAGTGTTGTCGCCATCGGCAATGGGGTTAAATCTGCCGTTCTTTCCCTGGCAAACCTCGGCGCGTCCGTAGTATTCCTCGCCGAACCCCGGGACCTGACCCCGCAACTCGCCGTATCTTTCATCGGAAAGGCGGCCGCTGAGTCAAGGGCTGCCGTCATTTTGATGGCTGAGAGCGATCTGGGGGCCGATATCGCCCCGCAATTGGCTTCCAAGCTTGGCACCGCGGCTGTCACCGGCGTCGTCGCCCTGCGGAATGACAATGGACAGTTAATTATCACCCGCCCTGTCTATGGCGGCAACGCCATGGCGGATTTCACTATCGATACCGAACCCCAAATCATTTCCATTCGTCCCAAGGTTTTTGCCCCGGCTGCCTCAGGTGGGAACCAGACGGCCGAGACCATCGAACTGGCCGCTGAGTCTCCGGCTAATATCCGCGTTATCGAGCATGTCGCCGTTCAACAGCAGGGACCCAGGATAGAAGAAGCCAAGGTCGTCGTCGGCGGAGGGCGCGGTCTGGGTGGGCCGGAGGGGTTTACCCAGCTGAAACAACTTGCTGATCTCCTCGGCGGGGTTGTCGGCGCTTCCCGTCCCCCCTGCGACCAGGGCTGGTGGCCCGAAACCGGCCAGATCGGCATCACGGGCAAGATTATTTCACCGGATCTCTATATCGCTGTGGGCATCTCCGGTTCCTCACAGCATGTCTCCGGAGTGACGGGCAGTAAAACCATCGTGGCTATCAATAAAGACGCCGAAGCCAACATTTTCAAGGCAGCGACCTACGGTGTCACTGGCGACTGGAAAAAGGTAGTCCCGGCGTTGACGGTTAAAATAAAGGAATTGACTGGCGGTTAA
- a CDS encoding ABC transporter ATP-binding protein, whose translation MNILEARDVRHHYGDSEILKGITLSIETGETVAVIGPSGAGKSTILRLLDLLESPYSGSISVGGELVNKSNRLSLRRKMSFVHQKPLVFSTSVFDNIAQPLRWRGADKQIIGERVTEALHLVNLDGFESRQAKTLSGGETQRVALARALVTDPEVMFLDEPTANLDPNSTTMVETLVADIIHRRNLTVVMATHDLSQGQRLADRIGVIMKGRLLQIGKSADIFMAPVSREVAEFIGIGNILTGTVSDNEDGLFTAEIEGRKLQGSGTFENGTRVNLFIRPEDITIATMENPCSSARNRVEGSISHLSIIGPLVRLEIDSGFKLLAVVTRQSAEDLKLAIGQMVCASFKATAIHAVKA comes from the coding sequence ATGAACATTCTCGAAGCCCGGGACGTACGGCACCATTATGGCGACAGCGAAATTTTGAAAGGTATCACGTTATCCATCGAAACCGGTGAGACGGTGGCCGTGATCGGTCCCAGCGGCGCCGGTAAAAGCACCATCCTCCGGTTACTCGATTTGCTGGAATCCCCATATTCAGGCTCGATCAGCGTCGGCGGGGAATTGGTGAATAAAAGTAATCGATTGTCACTGAGACGGAAAATGTCTTTCGTCCATCAAAAACCTTTGGTATTTTCTACCAGCGTATTTGACAATATTGCCCAGCCATTGCGATGGCGTGGAGCTGATAAGCAGATCATTGGAGAACGTGTCACCGAAGCGCTTCATCTGGTTAATCTTGACGGTTTCGAATCGCGCCAGGCTAAAACGCTCTCCGGCGGCGAGACCCAGAGGGTGGCCCTGGCTCGAGCCCTGGTCACCGATCCAGAGGTCATGTTCCTCGATGAGCCGACCGCCAATCTCGACCCAAATTCGACGACGATGGTGGAAACCCTGGTCGCCGACATTATCCACCGGCGCAATCTGACTGTGGTCATGGCGACTCACGACCTGTCTCAAGGGCAGCGGCTTGCGGATCGCATCGGTGTGATCATGAAAGGCAGGTTGCTTCAGATCGGTAAAAGCGCGGATATATTCATGGCACCGGTTAGCCGTGAGGTTGCCGAGTTCATCGGCATCGGAAATATACTCACCGGTACGGTCTCAGATAACGAGGATGGACTTTTCACCGCGGAGATCGAGGGGCGAAAGTTACAGGGAAGCGGTACCTTTGAAAATGGCACCAGGGTGAATTTATTCATCCGCCCTGAGGATATCACAATCGCCACCATGGAAAATCCGTGTTCCAGCGCCCGTAACCGTGTCGAGGGTTCAATTTCGCATTTGAGCATCATTGGTCCTCTGGTTCGATTAGAGATTGATTCCGGATTCAAACTGCTGGCGGTGGTAACGCGTCAATCAGCTGAAGATCTGAAACTGGCCATCGGACAAATGGTTTGCGCAAGCTTCAAAGCCACCGCCATTCACGCCGTCAAAGCGTAA
- a CDS encoding ABC transporter permease gives MEEIWLGLQRAVELILTADQDVKEAAWRSLSISATASVIAAIISLPLGSLIFHSSFPGKRLLISFIHTLFSLPTVLVGLFVFLLFSRSGPLGEFGLLFTPTIMIIGQALLVTPLMLGLVISALAGIDRLAKETAIALGANRWQMSILMVKEARYAIFTAFILGFGRAISEVGLALMVGGNIRGFTRVLTTAISLETSKGDIELSLAMGIILLAIALFINLVLSWLQQRGAVIKTRPVV, from the coding sequence TTGGAAGAAATTTGGCTGGGTCTTCAACGGGCGGTCGAATTGATCCTAACGGCCGACCAGGATGTAAAGGAAGCCGCTTGGCGGTCGCTGAGTATTTCAGCGACCGCCAGCGTCATCGCAGCCATTATTTCGTTACCACTGGGCTCACTTATCTTCCACAGTTCTTTCCCTGGCAAGCGGTTGCTCATCAGTTTCATCCACACCCTGTTCAGCCTGCCCACGGTGCTTGTTGGCTTGTTTGTCTTCCTGCTGTTCTCCCGGTCTGGACCTCTAGGTGAATTTGGGTTGTTGTTCACCCCGACCATCATGATTATCGGCCAGGCTTTGCTGGTAACACCGCTTATGCTTGGTCTGGTGATCTCGGCGCTCGCTGGCATAGATCGCCTCGCTAAAGAAACCGCTATTGCTCTTGGCGCCAACCGGTGGCAAATGAGCATTCTTATGGTCAAGGAAGCCCGATATGCCATCTTCACGGCTTTCATCCTGGGTTTTGGCAGAGCTATCTCGGAAGTAGGCCTCGCACTCATGGTCGGCGGCAACATCCGTGGTTTCACACGGGTGCTCACCACCGCGATCTCACTGGAGACGAGCAAAGGCGATATTGAATTATCGCTGGCCATGGGCATCATTCTCCTTGCCATCGCTCTGTTCATCAACCTGGTGTTATCCTGGCTGCAACAGCGCGGCGCCGTCATTAAAACGAGGCCAGTGGTCTAA